A portion of the uncultured Draconibacterium sp. genome contains these proteins:
- a CDS encoding CPBP family intramembrane glutamic endopeptidase has translation MQNELRGFWSRLFKFNCKFGLFLLLIICIPRFVLVLKANETGNYSLIGLVMFVSAIIPFVFLNRHGLRKIGIRRTKKNQILFLALISGIVFSFLLQYLGVGLFGNTYENWYEYIGKSYNIPAGISAQAQKVMFIIMAITGMTFSPIGEELFFRGIVHGSFANSIGDRKASVIDSLAFALTHISHFGLVFINGKWNFYFVPALIWVMSMFIVSVLFFQMKKLSNSIWGAELCHSGFNLGMIYCIFYLM, from the coding sequence ATGCAAAACGAATTAAGAGGTTTCTGGAGCCGACTATTTAAGTTCAACTGTAAGTTTGGATTATTCTTATTGCTTATAATTTGTATTCCCCGTTTTGTTTTGGTACTTAAAGCTAACGAGACAGGTAATTACAGCCTGATTGGTTTAGTAATGTTCGTTTCTGCAATTATACCTTTTGTATTTCTCAATAGGCATGGTTTGAGAAAGATTGGAATAAGGAGAACCAAAAAAAATCAGATTCTATTTTTGGCATTGATTTCTGGTATTGTTTTTAGCTTTCTACTGCAATACTTAGGTGTGGGTTTATTTGGTAATACTTATGAAAATTGGTATGAATATATTGGAAAGTCATATAATATTCCAGCTGGTATCTCAGCCCAAGCCCAAAAGGTAATGTTTATAATCATGGCAATTACTGGAATGACTTTCAGCCCAATTGGAGAAGAATTGTTTTTTCGGGGTATAGTTCACGGTAGTTTTGCAAATTCGATTGGTGACAGAAAAGCGTCTGTTATTGATAGTTTGGCTTTTGCTTTAACACATATTTCTCATTTTGGGTTAGTATTTATAAATGGGAAATGGAATTTTTATTTTGTTCCGGCGTTGATTTGGGTGATGAGCATGTTTATTGTAAGTGTACTCTTTTTTCAAATGAAAAAGCTCTCAAATTCGATTTGGGGTGCGGAGTTGTGTCATTCCGGTTTTAATTTAGGGATGATCTACTGTATATTTTATTTGATGTAG
- a CDS encoding MFS transporter: protein MAKTKTQRNPWFWIPTLYFAEGLPYVIVMTLSVIMYKRLGISNTDIALYTSWLYLPWVIKPLWSPIVDLLKTKRFWIVIMQLVVGVGLAGVAFTIPVSNFFQYTLAFFWLLAFSSATHDIAADGFYMLGLSQGDQSFFVGIRSTFYRFAMLTGQGLLVILAGALETATGLEPLEVTITAQNIPVQEISFNPESYQQLHEAGDIYFVSEEELKVPIGLVTKDQAAELKKRVDDWNIQNNFYASETPVATKDAGWWTRKVSTPLKETLKEKFNKETVDLSSEVGNLAIIPIQLSTKPEAGEEVVLNFGYEKGDASIKLVQTYRYVFNETNWGKPAFAVVQLDPKLKKATQTTFVGRSGNIRFAWLVVMACIAVLFVAFSLYHRFALPHPASDVANKTEGKSVMGEFFETFAAFFRKKEIVSIMLFLLLYRLAESQLVKMASPFLLDAREAGGLGITTGDLGLVYGTAGMIALTIGGILGGIVASRKGLKHWLWWMALAINLPNLCYLLLSLFNPTSLWWISAAVVIEQFGYGFGFTAYMLFSIYVSEGKHKTAHYAITTGFMALGMMIPGMLSGWLQEIIGYQSFFVWVMICTIPIFLVLPFVKVDAKFGIKEKE from the coding sequence ATGGCTAAAACAAAAACACAACGCAATCCCTGGTTTTGGATTCCCACACTTTATTTTGCAGAAGGATTACCCTATGTAATTGTAATGACCCTCTCGGTGATCATGTACAAACGGCTGGGCATATCAAATACCGACATCGCTTTGTACACCAGCTGGCTGTATTTGCCGTGGGTGATTAAACCCTTGTGGAGTCCGATTGTGGATTTGCTGAAAACCAAACGTTTTTGGATTGTGATTATGCAATTGGTGGTTGGTGTTGGGTTGGCCGGTGTAGCATTTACCATTCCTGTCAGCAACTTCTTCCAATACACGCTGGCGTTTTTCTGGTTGCTGGCCTTTAGCTCGGCAACACACGACATTGCTGCCGATGGTTTTTATATGCTGGGTTTGTCGCAGGGCGATCAGTCGTTTTTTGTGGGCATAAGAAGTACCTTTTACCGCTTTGCCATGCTAACGGGGCAGGGACTTTTGGTAATTCTTGCCGGAGCTTTGGAAACTGCAACAGGTTTGGAACCGCTTGAAGTAACTATTACGGCTCAGAATATTCCCGTTCAGGAAATTTCGTTTAATCCTGAAAGCTACCAACAATTGCACGAAGCTGGCGATATATATTTTGTGTCGGAGGAAGAGTTAAAAGTGCCTATCGGTTTGGTAACAAAAGATCAGGCGGCTGAACTAAAGAAAAGAGTGGATGACTGGAATATTCAGAATAACTTTTATGCCAGCGAAACTCCGGTGGCTACAAAAGATGCCGGCTGGTGGACTAGAAAAGTGTCTACACCTTTAAAAGAAACACTGAAAGAAAAATTCAATAAAGAGACAGTTGACCTGAGTTCGGAAGTTGGAAACCTGGCCATCATTCCAATTCAGCTGTCAACAAAGCCCGAAGCTGGCGAAGAAGTGGTGCTGAATTTTGGTTACGAAAAAGGCGATGCCAGCATAAAACTGGTGCAGACTTACCGTTACGTATTTAACGAAACCAACTGGGGTAAACCTGCTTTTGCTGTTGTTCAGCTCGATCCGAAGCTGAAGAAAGCCACGCAGACAACTTTTGTTGGTCGCTCGGGAAATATACGCTTTGCCTGGCTGGTGGTTATGGCTTGTATAGCCGTATTGTTTGTGGCCTTTTCGTTGTATCACAGGTTTGCATTGCCGCATCCGGCCAGCGATGTTGCCAACAAAACTGAAGGCAAAAGTGTGATGGGCGAATTTTTCGAAACCTTCGCCGCCTTTTTCCGGAAAAAGGAGATCGTTTCGATTATGCTGTTCCTTTTGTTGTACCGACTGGCCGAATCGCAGCTGGTGAAAATGGCCTCGCCGTTTTTGCTTGATGCCCGCGAAGCCGGAGGACTGGGAATTACTACCGGCGATCTTGGTTTGGTATACGGAACCGCCGGAATGATCGCGCTCACGATTGGCGGTATTTTAGGCGGAATTGTAGCCTCACGCAAAGGCCTAAAACACTGGCTGTGGTGGATGGCGCTGGCCATTAACCTTCCCAATCTTTGTTATTTGCTGCTGTCGTTGTTTAATCCAACATCGTTATGGTGGATTTCAGCTGCGGTTGTGATTGAGCAGTTTGGCTATGGTTTTGGATTTACGGCCTATATGCTTTTCTCTATTTACGTTTCGGAAGGAAAACACAAAACAGCCCACTACGCTATCACAACCGGTTTTATGGCGCTGGGAATGATGATTCCGGGAATGCTGAGTGGCTGGTTACAGGAAATAATCGGTTACCAGAGTTTCTTTGTTTGGGTAATGATCTGTACCATCCCGATCTTTTTGGTGCTGCCGTTTGTAAAGGTTGATGCTAAGTTTGGGATTAAAGAAAAGGAATAA